One segment of Brassica napus cultivar Da-Ae chromosome C3, Da-Ae, whole genome shotgun sequence DNA contains the following:
- the LOC125584395 gene encoding cytochrome P450 81D11-like, which yields MEYLLLILSFLIFFIFSLKHLVGRWKCKFNLPPTPAWSLPVIGHLHLLKPPLHQILHSLSQSLGGAPIFRLRLGNRVAFVVSSLSLAEECFTKNDIVLADRPKFTFGRLVEYNCTTMATTSYGDHWRNLRRIGAIEIFSSHRLDSFLSIRKDEIRHLILCLSKNSLHGFAKVELRSLFGNFNINNILRMIAGKRFYGDEAEQGDEAKRVRQLLDEAVSSAGVGHASDYVPFLRWFTSYEKGVKKLAVRVDEFLQGLLDDKRAQKEKGNTMIDHLLSLQEIEPDYYTDVTVKGLVVVMIFAGNVTLTRTLEWAMLNLLNHPEVLKKAKTEIDTKIGLDRLIDEPDAKNLPYLQCIISEIFRLYPAAPLLAPHRATEDCIIGGYDCPRGTTLIANVWAIHRDPNIWEEPEKFKPERFERKGEDQTLMPFGMGRRACPGSGLAQRVVNLALGSMIQCFDWERTGEEFVDISEATTMRPATPLLAMCRARPLVHKILNAPF from the exons ATGGAATATCTTTTGCTAATCTTGTCttttctcatcttcttcatcttctctcttaAGCATTTAGTTGGTAGATGGAAGTGCAAGTTTAACTTACCTCCAACTCCGGCATGGTCGCTGCCGGTAATTGGACACCTTCACCTCCTCAAACCGCCGCTCCACCAAATATTGCACTCTCTTTCTCAATCTCTCGGCGGGGCTCCTATATTTCGCCTCCGCCTGGGCAACCGTGTTGCGTTTGTGGTCTCCTCCCTCTCCCTTGCTGAAGAATGTTTTACCAAGAACGACATCGTTTTGGCTGACCGACCAAAGTTCACTTTCGGGAGACTCGTTGAGTACAACTGCACCACTATGGCCACTACATCTTACGGTGATCACTGGCGGAATCTGCGTCGGATAGGCGCAATAGAGATCTTCTCGTCCCATAGACTTGATAGCTTCTTATCCATCCGTAAGGATGAGATTCGACACTTGATATTGTGTCTCTCCAAGAACTCTTTGCAT GGGTTTGCAAAGGTGGAGCTGAGATCATTGTTTGGGAATTTCAACATCAACAATATTCTCAGGATGATAGCAGGAAAACGATTCTATGGAGACGAAGCTGAGCAAGGCGATGAAGCAAAACGCGTGAGGCAGTTGCTTGACGAAGCAGTATCCAGTGCTGGTGTAGGTCACGCTTCTGACTATGTTCCGTTCCTGCGTTGGTTTACTAGTTATGAGAAAGGTGTCAAGAAGTTGGCGGTCCGGGTCGATGAGTTTCTCCAAGGACTATTGGATGACAAACGTGCACAAAAAGAAAAGGGTAACACTATGATTGATCACTTGCTTTCTCTCCAGGAAATTGAACCTGATTATTATACGGATGTCACCGTCAAAGGACTCGTAGTG GTTATGATATTCGCTGGAAATGTGACACTAACAAGAACGTTAGAATGGGCGATGTTGAATTTGTTGAACCATCCAGAAGTTTTGAAAAAAGCCAAGACTGAAATCGATACCAAAATTGGTTTAGACCGGTTAATAGATGAACCGGATGCTAAAAATCTCCCTTACCTCCAATGTATCATATCAGAGATTTTTCGGCTTTACCCGGCGGCTCCATTGCTTGCTCCACATAGGGCGACTGAGGATTGTATTATTGGAGGCTACGACTGCCCTCGTGGCACAACTTTAATCGCTAACGTATGGGCCATTCACCGAGACCCGAATATATGGGAAGAGCCGGAAAAGTTCAAGCCAGAGAGGTTCGAGAGGAAAGGGGAAGATCAAACGTTGATGCCATTTGGGATGGGACGACGAGCTTGTCCCGGGTCCGGTCTAGCTCAGCGGGTAGTGAATTTGGCTCTGGGATCGATGATTCAATGTTTTGATTGGGAGAGAACTGGAGAAGAATTTGTTGACATTAGTGAAGCAACCACAATGCGTCCAGCTACACCTTTGCTAGCCATGTGTAGAGCTCGTCCGTTAGTTCATAAGATTCTCAACGCTCCTTTTTAG
- the LOC125584396 gene encoding metal transporter Nramp3-like, which translates to MSRSENDRPLLIDRIDEEEEERAYDETEKVHIVRDEDDNERDLEYGVGCGGAPPFSWRKLWLFTGPGFLMSIAFLDPGNLEGDLQAGAVAGYSLLWLLMWATAMGLLVQLLSARLGVATGRHLAELCREEYPTWAGMVLWVMAELALIGSDIQEVIGSAIAIKILTNGLLPLWAGVIITALDCFVFLFLENYGIRKLEAVFAVLIGTMAVAFAWMFGQAKPSGSELLVGILVPKLSSRTIQKAVGVVGCIIMPHNVFLHSALVQSREVNKRQKYRVQEAINYYTIESTIALIVSFVINLFVTTVFAKGFYNTDLADSIGLVNAGQYLQDKYGGGLFPILYIWGIGLLAAGQSSTITGTYAGQFIMGGFLNFKMKKWLRALITRSCAIIPTIIVALVFDSSEATLDVLNEWLNVLQSIQIPFALIPLLCLVSKEQIMGSFKIGPFYQTIAWLVAALVIMINGYLLLEFFSSEVSGVIYTGFVTVFTASYGAFIVYLIARGINFTPWHFKSES; encoded by the exons ATGTCACGATCCGAGAACGATCGTCCACTTCTAATCGATAGAattgatgaagaggaagaagagagggCCTACGACGAGACGGAGAAAGTTCACATCGTCagagacgaagacgacaacGAAAGGGATCTCGAGTACGGCGTAGGATGCGGCGGCGCACCGCCGTTTTCATGGAGGAAGTTATGGCTGTTCACCGGACCTGGGTTCTTGATGAGCATTGCGTTTCTTGATCCAGGAAACCTGGAAGGAGATCTCCAAGCCGGTGCGGTTGCCGGATACTCGCTTCTGTGGTTGCTTATGTGGGCAACGGCGATGGGGCTTCTTGTTCAGCTCTTATCGGCGAGGCTCGGTGTTGCGACGGGGCGTCACTTGGCGGAGCTTTGCCGTGAAGAGTATCCGACTTGGGCGGGTATGGTTTTGTGGGTTATGGCGGAGTTGGCTTTGATTGGATCTGATATTCAAGAAGTCATTGGAAGTGCCATTGCTATCAAGATTCTGACCAATGGGCTTCTGCCTCTCTGGGCTGGTGTCATCATCACTGCTCTCGATTG TTTCGTCTTCTTGTTTCTTGAGAACTACGGAATTAGGAAACTCGAGGCGGTGTTTGCGGTTTTAATAGGAACAATGGCAGTTGCATTCGCTTGGATGTTTGGTCAAGCCAAGCCAAGTGGCTCTGAGCTTCTCGTTG GCATATTGGTACCGAAACTAAGCTCAAGAACGATACAAAAAGCAGTTGGAGTTGTGGGTTGCATTATAATGCCACACAATGTGTTTCTTCACTCAGCTCTTGTTCAATCGAGAGAAGTCAACAAGCGGCAGAAATACCGAGTCCAGGAAGCTATAAACTACTACACAATTGAATCAACGATTGCCCTTATTGTCTCCTTTGTGATCAATCTCTTTGTCACAACTGTTTTCGCTAAAGGGTTTTACAACACAGACCTTGCTGATAGCATTGGTCTTGTTAACGCCGGACAGTATCTTCAGGACAAGTATGGAGGCGGGTTGTTCCCAATTCTATACATTTGGGGAATCGGGTTATTAGCTGCTGGACAGAGCAGCACCATTACTGGTACCTACGCGGGACAGTTCATCATGGGGGGTTTTCTTAACTTCAAGATGAAGAAATGGTTGAGAGCTTTGATCACACGTAGCTGCGCAATCATTCCAACTATTATCGTTGCTCTAGTGTTTGATTCATCAGAAGCTACACTTGATGTCTTAAACGAGTGGCTTAACGTGCTTCAATCCATTCAGATCCCTTTTGCGCTCATCCCTCTACTGTGTTTGGTCTCCAAGGAACAGATCATGGGCAGTTTCAAAATCGGTCCTTTCTATCAG ACAATTGCATGGCTAGTTGCTGCGCTTGTGATAATGATAAACGGTTATCTATTGCTTGAGTTTTTCTCATCGGAGGTTAGTGGTGTCATCTATACCGGTTTCGTGACTGTGTTCACGGCTTCGTATGGTGCGTTTATAGTCTATCTGATTGCTCGTGGCATCAATTTCACTCCTTGGCACTTTAAATCAGAGTCCTAG